In a single window of the Megalobrama amblycephala isolate DHTTF-2021 linkage group LG3, ASM1881202v1, whole genome shotgun sequence genome:
- the LOC125264361 gene encoding uncharacterized protein LOC125264361 isoform X2, whose amino-acid sequence MVCCRVNARKIKRNKRNRQCKSKEKPPRMISVFNHLENELVTLYLRDFPQIQQRMDRVCLLISTFEEDFRRASEAVTNAGNVEVAGGFMMGLGLVLAPVHLGISALITGSAVVVLSGAAISDKLWNKKIRSQQDKFIQDTEAELLTFRYIITPLTDKMKDISQRVHEILRDLNNPQHDVGYLSNYFSSASELVRFIQIYDISVLAAQMQSQTSSLIGTQLIRLLPVRMAFVQMWIEMIQLQNVMDEMTKTIERIANQPG is encoded by the exons ATGGTGTGTTGTAGAGTCAatgcaagaaaaataaaaaggaacAAACGCAACCGTCagtgcaagagcaaagagaaaccTCCCAGAATGAT ATCTGTGTTTAATCATCTTGAAAATGAATTGGTCACCCTCTATCTGAGAGATTTCCCTCAGATCCAGCAGAGGATGGACAGAGTGTGTCTTCTCATCAGCACATTTGAAGAAGATTTCAGACGTGCTTCTGAAGCCGTTACTAATGCAGGGAATGTGGAAGTAGCTGGAGGATTCATGATGGGTTTGGGGTTAGTTTTAGCTCCAGTTCATCTGGGCATTTCTGCTCTCATCACAGGATCAGCAGTAGTTGTGCTTTCAGGAGCTGCAATCAGTGATAAACTCTGGAACAAGAAGATCAGGAGCCAGCAGGACAAATTTATACAAGACACTGAAGCTGAACTTTTAACATTTCGGTATATAATCACCCCTCTGACTGACAAGATGAAAGACATCAGTCAGCGAGTTCATGAAATATTGAGAGACCTCAATAACCCACAGCATGATGTCGGGTATTTGAGTAACTATTTTTCATCTGCCAGTGAATTAGTGCGCTTCATACAGATCTATGACATTAGTGTTCTGGCTGCGCAGATGCAGTCTCAGACGTCAAGTTTGATCGGAACTCAGTTGATCAGACTTCTGCCAGTTAGGATGGCGTTCGTTCAGATGTGGATAGAAATGATTCAGTTACAGAATGTCATGGATGAAATGactaaaacaatagagagaatAGCAAACCAACCTGGTTAA
- the LOC125264361 gene encoding uncharacterized protein LOC125264361 isoform X1 encodes MDEVTESQSHGALMVCCRVNARKIKRNKRNRQCKSKEKPPRMISVFNHLENELVTLYLRDFPQIQQRMDRVCLLISTFEEDFRRASEAVTNAGNVEVAGGFMMGLGLVLAPVHLGISALITGSAVVVLSGAAISDKLWNKKIRSQQDKFIQDTEAELLTFRYIITPLTDKMKDISQRVHEILRDLNNPQHDVGYLSNYFSSASELVRFIQIYDISVLAAQMQSQTSSLIGTQLIRLLPVRMAFVQMWIEMIQLQNVMDEMTKTIERIANQPG; translated from the exons ATGGACGAAGTTACAGAATCGCAGAGTCATGgag CTCTGATGGTGTGTTGTAGAGTCAatgcaagaaaaataaaaaggaacAAACGCAACCGTCagtgcaagagcaaagagaaaccTCCCAGAATGAT ATCTGTGTTTAATCATCTTGAAAATGAATTGGTCACCCTCTATCTGAGAGATTTCCCTCAGATCCAGCAGAGGATGGACAGAGTGTGTCTTCTCATCAGCACATTTGAAGAAGATTTCAGACGTGCTTCTGAAGCCGTTACTAATGCAGGGAATGTGGAAGTAGCTGGAGGATTCATGATGGGTTTGGGGTTAGTTTTAGCTCCAGTTCATCTGGGCATTTCTGCTCTCATCACAGGATCAGCAGTAGTTGTGCTTTCAGGAGCTGCAATCAGTGATAAACTCTGGAACAAGAAGATCAGGAGCCAGCAGGACAAATTTATACAAGACACTGAAGCTGAACTTTTAACATTTCGGTATATAATCACCCCTCTGACTGACAAGATGAAAGACATCAGTCAGCGAGTTCATGAAATATTGAGAGACCTCAATAACCCACAGCATGATGTCGGGTATTTGAGTAACTATTTTTCATCTGCCAGTGAATTAGTGCGCTTCATACAGATCTATGACATTAGTGTTCTGGCTGCGCAGATGCAGTCTCAGACGTCAAGTTTGATCGGAACTCAGTTGATCAGACTTCTGCCAGTTAGGATGGCGTTCGTTCAGATGTGGATAGAAATGATTCAGTTACAGAATGTCATGGATGAAATGactaaaacaatagagagaatAGCAAACCAACCTGGTTAA